A genome region from Tenebrio molitor chromosome 4, icTenMoli1.1, whole genome shotgun sequence includes the following:
- the LOC138130000 gene encoding TAR DNA-binding protein 43-like produces MSVEYLQVAEDEGEEPIELPTEDDGTLLLSTLSAQFPGSSGLKYRNPETKAMRGVRLSEGRLHPPPEIGWGSQIFYCVFPKENKRKSDDNLENSTAKTKRMETKLRCTDLIVLGLPWKTTEQNLREYFETFGEVLMAQVKKDPKTGQSKGFGFIRFASYESQMRVLAQRHMIDGRWCDVKVPNSKEGLIQQVPCKVFIGRCTEELTADDLREYFGKYGEVTDVFIPKPFRAFSFVTFLDPDVAQSLCGEDHIIKGVSVHVSNAAPKSETRGGGYGGGGPRGSNHGNNRSGPGPDGPGMYQQRYNPGPNQGNWSNQGPRGNIDMPNLQALGITGQGQQGSNQQSCNPLGLGLNLSALPMNPALVAAALNQAGWGLIGNLQNQPEPNFNQGFNNGPNNNSGNTPNGSNQGGSSNPGFLNWMNQGGGQNQDGGQWPRPPPQQAQENKGFLNNCLNGGRMVGHAGCEDV; encoded by the exons ATGTCGGTGGAATATCTGCAAGTGGCGGAGGACGAGGGCGAGGAACCCATCGAGCTGCCGACCGAAGACGACGGGACTCTCCTGTTGAGCACTCTCTCGGCCCAGTTCCCGGGCTCGTCCGGACTCAAATACAGAAACCCTGAGACGAAGGCGATGCGGGGCGTGCGTCTGAGCGAGGGCCGGCTGCACCCGCCCCCCGAGATCGGATGGGGCTCGCAGATCTTCTACTGTGTCTTTCCCAAAG AGAACAAACGGAAATCGGACGACAATCTGGAGAACTCGACGGCCAAGACGAAACGGATGGAGACGAAACTGAGGTGCACCGATCTTATCGTGTTGGGACTGCCGTGGAAGACCACCGAGCAGAATCTGAGAGAGTATTTCGAGACGTTCGGAGAAGTGTTGATGGCTCAA GTGAAAAAAGACCCCAAAACTGGACAATCTAAAGGGTTTGGGTTTATACGGTTTGCATCCTACGAATCACAGATGAGGGTCCTGGCGCAGAGACACATGATCGACGGAAGGTGGTGCGACGTCAAAGTGCCCAATTCAAAG GAGGGCCTGATCCAGCAAGTGCCGTGCAAGGTGTTCATCGGCCGATGCACGGAAGAACTGACCGCCGACGACCTGCGCGAGTACTTCGGGAAATACGGAGAAGTGACCGACGTCTTCATCCCGAAACCGTTCAGGGCATTCAGCTTCGTCACATTCCTGGACCCCGACGTGGCCCAGAGCTTGTGCGGCGAAGATCACATAATCAAGGGGGTGTCGGTGCACGTGTCGAACGCCGCCCCCAAGTCCGAGACGAGAGGCGGCGGATACGGAGGGGGCGGCCCTCGCGGCAGCAACCACGGCAACAACAGGAGCGGTCCGGGGCCGGACGGGCCGGGGATGTACCAGCAGAGGTACAACCCGGGACCGAACCAGGGGAACTGGAGCAACCAGGGGCCCAGAGGCAACATCGACATGCCCAACCTGCAAGCGCTAG GTATAACCGGTCAAGGCCAACAGGGTAGCAACCAGCAAAGCTGCAACCCTCTCGGTTTGGGTCTGAACTTGAGCGCTTTGCCGATGAATCCTGCTCTGGTCGCCGCCGCACTGAACCAGGCGGGCTGGGGCCTCATCGGTAATTTGCAGAACCAGCCCGAGCCGAATTTCAATCAGGGCTTCAACAACGGCCCCAACAACAACAGCG GCAACACCCCCAACGGCAGCAACCAGGGGGGCAGCAGCAATCCCGGATTCCTCAACTGGATGAACCAGGGCGGCGGCCAGAACCAGGACGGCGGTCAGTGGCCGAGGCCGCCACCGCAGCAGGCCCAGGAGAACAAGGGATTTCTCAA